The Macaca mulatta isolate MMU2019108-1 chromosome 19, T2T-MMU8v2.0, whole genome shotgun sequence sequence gccaggctggagtgcagtggcacgatcttggctcactgcaagctctgcctcccgggttcaagcagttctcctgcctcagtctcccgagtagctgggattgcagacaccccccaccatgcctggctaattttggtagttttagtagagacggggtttcaccatattggccaggctggtctcgagctcctgacctcgtgatctgcccaccttggcctcccaaagtgttggaattacaggggtgagccactgcgtccggcctaattttatttttttatttttcattttttattttttacttttgtatttttttgtagagatggggttttgccatgttgcccaggctggcctacaactcctgggctcaagcaatccgcctgcctcagcctcccaaagtattgtcacatttttgtgcctttttaaaaaaaaaaactttttgggGCCATTTGTTGGTGATATTGCCATTTGCAATGTCCCCTGTGTACAGTGCTGAAGTGCTGTCTGGTATTCTGAGTGCAAGGAGGCTGTGATGCCGGACGGAGGAAATACCGTGCTACAGACGCTTCGCTGAGCCCAAGTTAGAATGCTGTTGACATGAGCTCCATGTTAGAGAATAAACAGTGATATtacataaacacatgaaaatagaaacacacataaaTGAGGCCAAGtgcagtagctcactcctgtaatcccaacactttgggaggctgaggtgggcagatcacgaggtcaagagaacgacgagaccatcccagccaacatgatgaaaccccgtgtctattaaaaatagaaaaaattagctgggcatagtgacgtgcgcctgtagacccagctacttgggaggctgaggcaggaggatcggttgaactcgggaggcggaggttgcagtgagccgaggtcatgccactgcactccagcctcacaacagagcgagactccgtcttaaaaaacataacagaggccgggcgcggtggctgaagcctgtaatcccagcactttgggaggccgagatgggcggatcacgaggtcgggagatcgagaccatcctggctaatacggtgaaaccccgtctctactaaaaaaatacaaaaactagccgggcgaggtggtgggcgcctgtagtcccagctactcgggaggctgaggcaggagaatggcgtgaacccgggaggcggagcttgcagtgagctgagatccggccactgcactccagcctgggcgacagagcgagactccgtctcaaaaaaaaaaaaaaaaaaaaaaaataacagaaacacacaaatgaaaacacacatagacccagattatatatatattgattGACGAAAATACTGTGAGTAAAGGCTCAAGAGAGCCTAACCCTGTATTCCactaggagcagtggctcaggaTCGGCTAATTGGAGTGTTCACGGTGACTCTCTAGAACCTCACTGCGGTGAATAAGGGGAACTGACTGTATACCCTGGTACCAGCCCTGGGCGGGCCCCGCTGCAACAGGGAACAAGACAGGTTCTGTCCCCTCCTTTGTGAAGCTTCATGTCGAGCACGGGAGTGGGACCTTGATCCAGTAATCCTCGAGGCAGAGAGCTAGCTTAAAGCAGCCCAGCTCTGCGGAAAGGTGTCCTTGGGGGACTGACAGTTGTGGAAGGCTGCGTCATCAGGGGGTGATGTCATCATGTGACAGGAGACACGAGCTAAAGGTTAAGTGGTGTTGGGCCCACTGAGTGGGTGGTGATGGGAGGTGGGAGTGTTTCCAGCAAAGGGAATGAAAAGGGAACATCCCCCTGACAGCCCCCTCTTTCTGCCTCTTCCTCAGAATCCGGGGCACCAGCTACCAGAGCCCCCACGGCATCCCCATAGACCTGCTGGACCGGCTGCTTATCGTCTCCACCACCCCCTACAGCGAGAAAGACACGAAGCAGATCCTCCGCATCCGGTGCGGGCAGGACCAGACCGTGCgcctgggaggcggggctgggGTCTACCCTGTTTGACAAATGCCGACACTGAGGTCTGGCGGACTGGCATGGTGGCTGGGCCTGCAAGAGAGAGGGCTGATCTGGCACCCAGACAGTGGCCGCCGATCCGGGAGCAGGAGCCATGGTGGGAAAGGGAGGCGAGGTACCCGTGACCGGTGTGGGGGCCAGCGCCCTGGGCGTGGTCAGGAGGCCTAGGTTTTAGATCCAGCCCAGCCCCTGTCTCCGTGGCTCTTCTAGCCTCAGCATTCTATGGTTCTAAGATGCAGGCGCCACATATTCCCAGTGGGGAAGGACCAGAGGGTTGCTGTGGCCACTTCTGCTGCAGTCAGAGGCTGGGCCCTGGCTGAGCCACCCCCGTCCCCCACTGCTTGCAGGTGCGAGGAGGAAGATGTGGAGATGAGTGAGGACGCCTACACGGTGCTGACCCGCATCGGGCTGGAGACGTCACTGCGCTACGCCATCCAGCTCATCACGGCTGCAAGCCTGGTGTGCCGGAAACGCAAGGTCAGCCTGCCGAATTAGCCAGCAGGGCCAGATGGCGGCAGTGAGTGACGCACTACTTCAGGGGCTGCCAGGGTTCCAATTTCAACCTAGGATGTACATTTTCAGAGGCAGGGAATTTTCATCCCTCAAGTTGTCTTCTGTATCTCCCCGCCTGGcctacagtaggtgctcagtaaatctcTGTTGACTGTAAGTAGATGCTGTTAGGTCCAccttacagataaagaaactgaggaatGAAGAGGCTGGGCCCACAACCAGGAGATGGCCAGGCAGGTTTTGAACCCAGGCGATCTGGCCAGAATGCCCTCCCCTCACATGCCACCCTCTGCTGCCTAGAGCATGGAGGTGACATATGCTGGGGTCTGTGCCGTGAGCCTCACGGAGAGGGGCCCAACTCAGGACCCGCCCTCCCCCTCCAGGGTACAGAAGTGCAGGTGGATGACATCAAGCGGGTCTACTCACTCTTCCTGGACGAGTCCCGCTCCACGCAGTACATGAAGGAGTACCAGGACGCCTTCCTCTTCAATGAACTCAGTAAGAATCCCTACCCTGCACCTGCACTGCCAGAGCCAACCTCGGGGAGGAAGAGGGAGCTCGGCCTAGAAGGCTCAGGCCCTGCCCCCTGGGCCACACTGACCATGTGGCCTTCCTTCTCCCCACAGAAGGTGAGACCATGGACACCTCCTGAGCTGGATGTCATCCCCTGTCCCCACCCTGTTTTCTACCAGAGTTCTGACACTGTGACTTTGTATAAAATGGTTTGAAGCTGCACCCACTCTGTGTGTGGTTGCCCTGAGCCCACAGAAAGACACCTCCAGAGTGCGCACTGAGAAGCCTTTATTGCGGGAGGAACGGGGTGTCTGCTGGCTCCAGGAGTCAGGATGGACTTGGAGGGCTGGGGGGAGGGTCTTTAGAGGAAGAGGAGGCCTGGGAGTTGGGGGTGGTCACAAGTCAAAGGGTGGTCCTTGGGACCCCCGCAGTCAGAGGTGCTGCGGTGGCAGGGTCCACAACGACAGCTGAGAGCCACAGGGAAGGAGACCACGGGGTCCACGCCAGGCAGGCAGCCAGGGAGCTGGATGGAGTCGAAGCGCACCTCGCGGTAGGTGCACACCACCTGGGGCAGGGGCAGCAGGGCCGCCTGCAGCACCCGCATCTGGAGGATGTGTGGATAGGGGAGTGAGCATGTGCCTGGGGCCAGCGCCTCCGCTGACCTCCCAAGCTGCCTCCAAAGGTCCCAGACTCAGGAGTCCAGGAAGCCCTCTGTTCCCGCCTCCCACACCCCATTCCCCAGCCCCTGACCAGACAGGCAGACCGCCCTTCCTCCCCCGCTGCCTCTGTGACCCGGCCCTGAGGTGGCAGCACCTGTCTCTGGCCTGGGGCAGCTCACCATGGTGGGGCAGTAGCCGGCACAGATGCTGGTGTTGACGGTGATGCACACGGGGCAGGCCTCCTTCTCGGCAGCCAGGGTGGCATTGATGGGGCGGCACAGTGGCCGCAGCGGCTCCCTGGATGCCCGTGCCCCGcccatgctcagcagcagccacagcagcagcCCCTGGGACAAGGACACTGCTTCAGCCCAGTCTGAGACCGCAGCCCCGTGCCCTGGCCCTCCCATTCCCCGGGGTACACCACATGCAACGACCCAGAGACCCTTCCCGGCATCTCCTAGTCAGGACCCACCGCCCAGACACCTGCCTTTCAGCGCCCACCCCACAGCCCAGAGGACCTGAGATACCCAACATTTCAGAAACCCACCCTCAGGAATTGCCCCACCTGAAGCTTACTGGGGGTCACGCCCCTCCCGAAAGAGGCCTCCTTCCACAGCTCACACGCGTCTGCCCCTTCTCATGCCAGTGATGGCCTGGAAGGAGGTGGAAGGTGCCCAGGGGCCCTGCAGTCTTACCTGGAGCATCTCCATCCTTGATGCGTCCCCTGCCTCGTGTACCTGGCTTTATACTTCGGGGTTGTGGGGGCGGCAAGGCCACCAGGAGGTGGTAGGATGCTGGGGTAACCTGGACACTAATCCCCCCGGGGGCGAGAGGTGCACAAGGCCAGGGAGGCACAGGAGTGGCTCAGCAGAGCGTCCCAGCCCTCTCCCCTCAGTGGTCCAGCGCCAGGGATGAGGCAGAGACCACGGTGAAGTGACCTCAGAGACTCATCCATGGAGTGCTAGGGTCTAGTCAGCGTTGGAGGCACAGGAGTAGGGGGTAGAAAGGCCTGCCTCTGCCTATGGAGTTGTCTTGGGAGCCAGGAGGAGGCCGTGACCCGAGAAAGATGCTGGACTGAAGCCTCAACCCTCCTCCACTTGATGCATTCCTGTGCCACAGTCCTCACCGTGACCGTGCTGCCAGGGAAGCCACTTGACTCAGATGCCCCCCAACCAGGGATTCAGCCAgagccccacctcagccttagGGACCTCTGCCCGCCACACCCTCAAGCCAGGATGCCCGGAGGGGTCCCCGGAAATGGGTGTGGTTCAAGtgatttaactcatttaatacgCCCTCAGGGTGTGTGTCCTGCCCGCAGGGCCACAGCCTCCAAGGACATTATCTGGACTTAGTCCCCTCTCCGCGATGCTGCAGCCGAGTGGGCGTGTCTGGGCTAGTCCCGCCCCCACATTGCCGATAGAGGTAATGAGTGCAACTCAGGCCTGGTCCGGATCCCTcttagtgagcggagatccgcaGCTCGGCTCCGCCCCGCGGCCCAGGGGGCGTGTCCGGGGTGGGGCTGGCCCGGCCCGCTCACACCAGCGTCGGCTTCAAGCTGCCATAGCTGGAGTTTTCTGTACTGTAGGCTTTCGGCACGCTGTGGATGCCCGGCAGGGGCTTCCAGTGAGGGCCGCCCCAGGGCGCCTCCAGCGGGCAGAAGCGGTCGAGCCCCCGGAGCGGGTGCAACGGGGGGCTGTAGGACTCCTGAGCCAGAGACAGGGCTCCGCGGTGCGGCACGGCCGAGGTCACCGGCCTGGCGCGTGGCACGCGGACCCGCGGTGGTCGGGGCGGCCGAGAGGAGCGCGGACAGGGCGGCCGCTGCGGGCCGTGGCCCCAGACCTGGGGCGTCTCTTCGAAGCTCCAGTAGGTCAGGGAGTCCTTGCGGGGGTATCCGGACAGCTCCGTCCTGTGGGAGCAGGGCAGGATAGTGAGGACCGCAGCCTGCGTTCCTGGGTCCTCGAGGTACTTAACGTCCTTGAAACTGAGCTTTCGCATCCTAGGGAAGGAAACGGGGGCTTTCGCTTCCTTGGAAAGGAGTATCTGGGGGCTCAAGTACGGAAAGAGGCCCTGCCCTCAGATTCAGAATCCCCTCAGCCGCTGTGCACGCTTCCTGTCCCTACCGCCGTTCCTGAGAGTTGACACTAAGGACTCCTGGGTGCTAaaagagggaggggctggggcctgaaCTTTGGGTTTTGCTGCTATAGGAGTCGAGGCTGAGACCACCGGGTCAGAGAATGGGAGCCAGCCCAGGGGCTCGGCGTGCACCGGCCAAGGCAGGAGGCGGTGCGGAGCGAGAGCCCGGCTTACTTGGGATAGAACCGAAAGTCCCGCGCCGAGGTGGTCAGATAGAGCTGGCGGCGGTCCAGGACGCCCCGGTCGGATACTGTGAAAGGCCGGCCAGACAGCTCGGGGTTCTTCGTCCAGGGAATTAGAGCCTGAGCAAGATTGGGGGAGGAGGCATACCCAAGACATAGATTTCCTACCCCGTTCAAAGCCCTAGTTTTAGCCCCGCAGCAGCTTCGGAGCCCTGAAGGTGAGTTTCTAGTCCCTGGTCCTTCTGGCCTGGCCTGAATGCCCAGCCCCTATCCCGGCTCCTCTAACCTCCCGATCCCGCCCCAGACCTTTTAGCCGCGCCCCAAGGCCATGATTTCTTCTGGCCCCGCCCCAGGCTCCCGGAACTCCGCCCCGTCTCGGCAGCGCCGGCTTCTACACCGCCACCTGGGAAGGCCCCCCGCGGTGGTGGTCTGCGAGTTGTAGGGGCTGGGCCCCGACGTGTTCGGGTACGCGCGCATCCGGGTCGGGAGAGCCCCTGTACTGCGCCCTCGTCTCGCTGCTCTGGTACTTTGTGGTCAGTGGGAGGTGCCAGCCGCGGCGTCTGAGCTGT is a genomic window containing:
- the LHB gene encoding lutropin subunit beta isoform X1, encoding MGGPGHGAAVSDWAEAVSLSQGLLLWLLLSMGGARASREPLRPLCRPINATLAAEKEACPVCITVNTSICAGYCPTMMRVLQAALLPLPQVVCTYREVRFDSIQLPGCLPGVDPVVSFPVALSCRCGPCHRSTSDCGGPKDHPLTCDHPQLPGLLFL
- the LOC100424733 gene encoding stabilizer of axonemal microtubules 3 isoform X1 translates to MAGGSLALCCGPAWCRISATEVPGSRPNWHRTSSYVAHRIIPPVPIIPPTVQSRVADPLPPAAKQDSRIWAFDEVLSRWETTSGSAYVPKTHGGPCAQPRAPEPADPTRTVGIKDLGEKLRRRGWHLPLTTKYQSSETRAQYRGSPDPDARVPEHVGAQPLQLADHHRGGPSQALIPWTKNPELSGRPFTVSDRGVLDRRQLYLTTSARDFRFYPKTELSGYPRKDSLTYWSFEETPQVWGHGPQRPPCPRSSRPPRPPRVRVPRARPVTSAVPHRGALSLAQESYSPPLHPLRGLDRFCPLEAPWGGPHWKPLPGIHSVPKAYSTENSSYGSLKPTLV
- the LHB gene encoding lutropin subunit beta precursor → MEMLQGLLLWLLLSMGGARASREPLRPLCRPINATLAAEKEACPVCITVNTSICAGYCPTMMRVLQAALLPLPQVVCTYREVRFDSIQLPGCLPGVDPVVSFPVALSCRCGPCHRSTSDCGGPKDHPLTCDHPQLPGLLFL
- the LOC100424733 gene encoding stabilizer of axonemal microtubules 3 isoform X2 yields the protein MAGGSLALCCGPAWCRISATESRVADPLPPAAKQDSRIWAFDEVLSRWETTSGSAYVPKTHGGPCAQPRAPEPADPTRTVGIKDLGEKLRRRGWHLPLTTKYQSSETRAQYRGSPDPDARVPEHVGAQPLQLADHHRGGPSQALIPWTKNPELSGRPFTVSDRGVLDRRQLYLTTSARDFRFYPKTELSGYPRKDSLTYWSFEETPQVWGHGPQRPPCPRSSRPPRPPRVRVPRARPVTSAVPHRGALSLAQESYSPPLHPLRGLDRFCPLEAPWGGPHWKPLPGIHSVPKAYSTENSSYGSLKPTLV